The proteins below come from a single Eucalyptus grandis isolate ANBG69807.140 chromosome 3, ASM1654582v1, whole genome shotgun sequence genomic window:
- the LOC104437818 gene encoding homeobox protein OTX1 — MEKDAQRASNNGISTTSNGRAAAADGGLQQRSASEATRQTAAAAATTSDFVLQWGTRKRPRCMKVQAKDDAAAAAHKGRVERRVGRGPIRTRPTRRPAITGTGMCTWPKSRTHTPHPTPSACSDSHAKPLGSLSPSTTHHHHHHRSKIGPEVISVIRNSENSSAMRGQSNGGLRGFSSPDRGAHDKKATNHHHPHPHHHSTTTTTTTNTNNHHHHLNSNSNSNHHHHHHHPNHHHPHHNNESNNKSAASSETAHDSKKGGGGSSSGSGDAAPPVWPPKFVIALTNKEKEEDFIIFKGSKLPQRPKKRAKVVQRTVNLVSPGAWLCDLTLERYEVREKKISKKRPRGLKAMGNMDSDSE, encoded by the exons ATGGAAAAGGACGCGCAGAGGGCCAGCAATAATGGCATCTCCACCACTTCCAACGGcagggccgccgccgccgacgggGGCCTGCAGCAGAGATCTGCCTCTGAGGCCACGAGgcagacggcggcggcggcggcgacgacgtcTGACTTCGTGCTGCAGTGGGGGACCCGGAAGCGGCCTCGGTGCATGAAGGTGCAAGCCAAGGAcgacgcggcggcggcggcccacAAGGGTCGGGTGGAGCGGCGGGTCGGGAGGGGGCCGATAAGGACTCGGCCAACCCGGCGGCCAGCAATCACGGGAACGGGAATGTGTACTTG GCCAAAATCGAGAACCCACACCCCACACCCCACGCCCTCCGCTTGCTCCGATTCTCACGCAAAGCCTCTCGGGAGCCTGTCCCCCTCCaccacccaccaccaccaccaccaccgatcTAAGATCGGACCCGAGGTCATTTCGGTAATTAG GAACTCGGAGAATTCGAGTGCGATGCGAGGGCAGAGCAACGGCGGTCTCAGGGGCTTCTCTTCGCCGGACAGGGGTGCGCACGACAAGAAGGCcaccaaccaccaccacccccatcCCCACCACCacagcaccaccaccaccaccaccaccaacaccaacaatcaccatcaccatctaaacagcaacagcaacagcaaccaccaccaccaccatcaccaccccaaccaccaccacccccaccacAATAATGAGAGCAACAACAAATCGGCCGCATCGTCCGAGACCGCGCACGACAGCAAGAAGGGCGGGGGCGGGTCGTCGTCCGGGAGCGGGGACGCGGCGCCCCCGGTCTGGCCGCCCAAATTCGTGATCGCCCTGACGAacaaggagaaggaggaggacttcatcatcttcaagggGTCCAAGCTGCCTCAGAGACCCAAGAAGAGGGCCAAGGTGGTGCAGCGGACCGTCAAT TTGGTAAGCCCTGGGGCGTGGTTGTGCGACTTGACCCTAGAACGGTATGAGGTCCGGGAGAAGAAGATTTCCAAGAAG AGACCGAGAGGATTGAAGGCTATGGGCAATATGGACTCGGATTCCGAATGA